The genomic DNA TCCGGGCGCCATAGCGTGCGGCTCTGTGAGGATCATGGTGAGGAGGTCGTCCAGAGTTCCGTGGCACTTTTCCACTTCAGGGAGGTGGTAGAACGTACTGGTGGCCCCGGGATTCCCGATGCATTGGGTCGGGGAATGCAGAATGATCCTGCTGCGCTGCGCGATCGCAAGGCCAAGCTCAACATGTGTGCCCTTCCCGCCTGGAAGGAGGATTACAACGATGTCTGCACCAATTACTGCATCTCTTTCATGCTCACCGATGGAGCGCAGATCACCAGGGCTGACTGTGCCCCCATCGCCCTCGGTCGCGTTCCGGGTCCAGTCATAGGTATTGACGTAAGCTTGGCTTTCCAAGGCCTGGGCCACGTACCGGACGTTGACGATATTGCTGATGGCCGACGCAACATAGAATTTCTTCACTCCTCGTTCCTCCTTTTGTGCACTGCGTTCATTGTTCCCCACCGGGCCCCGGATGCGGGGTACTGTTCAGCCATGAGTGCACCTGTGGCCAGTGGTTACCCTGTCCCATCTCCTTCCGTGATCATCGGGTTGATAAAGCGGATGGTGAGTGAGCGGTGGCCTTCAGGATTGGAGGATTTGGCCGGTTACTTCGCCCGGCTCGGCTGCGTTCTAGGTCCGTCACGGGAACCGGACGAAGACTGCCCGCCAGGTGTGGCCCGAGGAGAGTTTTTCGTGCCAGGTGTGGCAGTAACCAACGCTTCCTGGTCCGCGTTGAATTCTGATCTCTTTACCCTCACCCTGTTTGCCTATGCGGATTCCCCGCCCGGGAATGTCGATGCCGGCTATGACGCGATTCGGACGGGCCTTGTTAATGTGTTCGGTCCGGCTCTCGATGAGCGTACTGACCCACACGGCAATCGGTCTGCCGTCTGGCTGGTTCAGGAAGCCGTTGTCGAGTTGTATGCACACCTAAATCTGGCTCCGGCTGTGCAGGCCGCGGTTTCCCACGAGGGACGTACGGCAGATTTCCAGCGGCTCATCGCGCAACGGCCCGGACACCCCGGGCACCCCGGGTATTGAGTGGGGCCGTTCAACGCCGGTCGGTGCCCGGGCGCCGAGATAGATTCCCCGGGCAACGGAATGCGCGATGTAGATCGCCAACAGAATTACGGCCGGGGTGGGTCCAGTTCTCCTCGGCGCGGAGAACAGCGGAGCCGCTCCGGCGGAAGACAGCCGATTCAAGACCCGGTTCCCATTCTTTCGTGGGAGGCCGGACGACCGGCGTCGGACGCTTCGGTACGGTGGAACGTCTACGCAGTGTCAGCAGTCAGCGATCACGCAGTGGGACTCACTGGGTCCTTTCAACGGCGACAGCGAGGGGCAGTGTGATAGGTCCAGCGGCATTGTCACCGTTGCCCGCTCCGCCCACATCCGCGCACATTCGCGCACATTCCTGCGTAATGACGGATTCGGTGTAGCCGCAGCTGTCGCATGGGAAGTGCAGCACCGATGGCTTGATGCCTGAACCGCGGAGGTCTTCGGCGTTGGCAGGTAGCTTGCTTGCTGCGAGCTCTAATGCTGCATGGTCGCAGTCATGATCGGGCCGTTACCTGCAGCGTCAGCGCCTGAAGAAGTTTCCCGACAGCGGAGCCCATGCGTACCACCCCTTCCCCCGCTGCCGGTCGGCTTGGGCTTGGTTACCCTCGTCCTCCTGTGCCTGCAGTGCGATCACTAAGGCATTGAACCTGGCAACCGCATCAGCGTTGCGCGCAGGCCCGGATGAGCGGAATACGCCGGCAGGCGCCCCGCCCTTTTCGTACGTGGTGAACTCGATCTGGTAATCCTCGCCGAGCTCGTCCGCCAAACACCTTGCCAGCTGTACGCCGTTAGTAGTGAACCGTTTGCCTGCTTCCGCAGACACCCACTGCAAGTCCGGGGTCAACGACCGGTAGTAGGACTCTTCCCATGACCTGAGAGCACGGATGAGTCCCGACGTCAGTCCGGACGCCTCGTAGTCCACGGGGCCGCTCATCCAAAGCACCGTTCCTGCATAGTCCGGGAACAGTCGCAGAGTCACCGGGTGGCCAGAATCCGTGGCTGTCATGACAGAAGCGTACTGCCGCAGCCACACATTTGGTGCAGTGACCGGACCTGATGCTCCGTGAAGTCCTACCGGATTGCCGGCTCACATTTCCAGCACACGCGGCGGGGGTGAGCTCTCTGCCTGCAACGTTCCCCGAGAGGTGAGAGTGATAGGCCGTCTGTACCGAGCATGAAGCAAACGCAAGACCGGTTGCAGTCATTTGCGTCGCCTGTCGGTAGGCACGCTGTGGAGCGGTATTTCCGATAGGAGCGCTTGCTCGATCATCGGTTGTCCTCGCACGCAAAGGCAGCCGGGCCGCGAATGGCGACCTGCGGCCGCGGCTACTCTCCAGATGTACTCGGGCTGTGACACGCCAATACTCCGCTTGGCAGGAGTCGTGGCATGTCGTTTCACGTGAAACCAGCCCCATCGGCGGTCCACTGCCTTGGCCTCGCCCGAATGCGTCGCCCGTGCGGGTAGAGAGAATTGGAAGCACCGGTAGGACCCATATGCCAGGCTGGCCCCCAGGCCGGATGAGCTGGAACCGCGGCATCGCAATTCCGCAGACTACATCCTCTATACCCCTCTACACACTGGCCCGCGGGCGGCTTTAGCCTAGCCCCAGATGCAGGCTCTCAGGTCCGTTTCGAGAGATTGTTCCACGTGAAACAGGTGCCACATTCACCGGACGACTCCCTCCCCTTTGTCCGTAAAGCAGGCCCCAGACAATCCACAAACACCACATTTTGGAACCGCGAACAACCATGGCACTCCCGCTCCAGGGTTGCACCCGCGCACGAGCGGTCCCGATTCTCTACCCGGCAGTCCGGCGTATTCGTGAATACCTCGAAACACCCTCGGTATGAAGGTACGAACTATGGAGAGCGGACCGTGGGGACCGGTAGGGGCTCACGGCAATCAATACGGGCAAACCGTGGTTGTTTTGAGCGTTCCACGGAGGGGTTCTGCATCACCGGATCGCCGGTAGCTTTGCCCGCGGCCGCTGCGTAACCGTCCGAACCTCCAGCTGCGACGTGCGCGCTCGTGCCGGCACCTGAACAACTAACAGACGCCGTATCCCGACTTTCGATCATCGCGCGTGGATGCTCCTTGGCTGTTTCACGTGGAACAACATGCTTCTGCGCGGCCGCGTGAGCCCGACTTCTACGACCTCAGTGCTCTGGCGGACCAGTGCTACCGAGCGCAGCCGGTCGGGGTACGGCTTTCAAGGTGGGCTGGAACCACCCTGCGTGGCGCACACGTTCCCGACATACGTCCCTGGCCCACGTCCCTGACGTACGGCCCTGGCGCGCACCCCTGGCGCGCACCCCTGCCGGGCGATCACCGGAACGGCAGAGTAGATAGAACTTGCCAGACTGACAGGCCGCCGCCCAGCTCCGGGTATTGGTAAGGCCGTCGTCACAAATGCACGCGAGAGTTCGACAAATGTCGCTCTACCTATTTGGGTATCGCATGCGTTACCGAGAACGATAGGCAGTAGCGGCAAGCCGAACCCCATGATGGATGAACGTCCTCACTGTTAGCGGCGATTGAGGCTACTCCTGACTCGCAAGTGTCTTCTGCACAGGCTGTAGTTTCACGTGAAACCATATCTGCCTAGCTCATGTCCAGTGCATATCTATAGAGCGACCTTCAGCTGGCGCGTCGCCTAAATCGAATAATCAACACACATCCGCACTGGACCGACTCGCCGGGACCCTTAGGTATGTCGGGCAAGATCACTCAACAGCGGACCAGGCCGGGTTCTTAATTTCCGAGTCCGTGGCTGCTATTACTGACAGATCGGCGTGTTTCGACTCTGCGAACCAGAGGTGAGCCCTTTGTGTCGGCTGGCCAGTCCTGACATAGCTCGTCCCAGCAGGGATCAGAGTGCCTTTAGGTTCCTGAGGAGCGCAGACAGATCACCATTTAAGTCCGGCCCCTACGAGGGTTTCACGTGAAACGTGTCTGCGCCGGCACCAGCGGTACCGCCGCTGAGCGGCGAATCCGGAATACCGCGCCTGCCGGTTTTGTACCGAGTCGAATCGGAGAACCCGACCTGCCAGCTACCGAATCAACCAGTACCGACGGCAAGCCCCCTTCAAGCTGCATGCTCTGCCACATGCCCAAAACATAATGGCCACCGTTTCACGTGAAACGGTGGCCATTACGATACGCGAACCAGCGGAAGCTAAGAATTCGGTGGCGTCAGTACTCCCATAATGCGATTCAGATCATCAACACTGGCGAATTCAATGCTGACCTTACCCTTCCGGGCGCCGAGCGTGATCTTTACGTTCGTGTCGAGCCGGTCTGAAAGCGAGGTGGCAAGGTAGTCCAGGCGTTCGTGGCGGGCACCCAGCTTCGGCTTCGCATTCTTTGCTGGCTTCTTTAATCCATCTGCGAGCGACACTATCTCCTCAGTCGCACGGACAGACAACCCCTCGGCGACGATCCGCTGAGCCAGTTTCTCCATCTCAGCAGGATCGCCGAGCCCAAGCAGCGCACGGGCGTGACCTGCGGAGAGCACACCTGCCGCGAGTCGCCGCTGCACCAGCGGAGGAAGCTTCATCAACCGCAGAGTGTTGGTTACCTGCGGCCTGGACCTGCCGATGCGGTCCGCAAGCTCTTCGTGGGAGCATTCAAAGTCGTCCAGCAACTGCTGATAGGCGGCCGCCTCTTCGAGAGGATTCAGCTGGCTGCGGTGCAGGTTCTCCAGGAGTGCGTCGCGCAGAAGATCAACGTCCTGCGTGGAACGGATGATTGCCGGAACAAACTCCAATCCCGCCTCTCGGGTGGCACGCCACCGGCGCTCACCCATAACCAGTTCGTAGGGGTGATCCGGGTCGCCTTCAGCAGACGGACGCACCACAATCGGCTGGAGAACGCCAATTTCACGAATGGAATGCACCAGCTCGGCCATGTCGTCTTCATCAAAGACAGACCTGGGCTGCTTGCGGTTCGGATGAATGGAATCAATAGGAAGTTCCGCGAACGTGGCGCCGGGGACCTGCACCAAACCTTCGGGCAACTGGGCTGATTCGGCAAGGCCGGTAGATGTTTCACGGGAAACATCACTGCTTGCCGGCTCCAGACCCGAGTCAGCCGGGTCGGCCGTGCCGGCCGCCCGCCTTACCGGCTGCTTGGCGGACCTATCAGCCTTTGCAGTGGACTTATTTGCAGTTGCCGCACTCTTTGTACTACCGGAGCCCTCCCGGGCCTCTGCGGGGCGTGTAGCGGCCTTCCGCGTCGACTTGCCAGGGGTGGAACCCACAGCCTTGGCGTTCCCGGACGCGGTGTCGGGAGTCTCCTCAGATACTGCCTCCGCCGCTGACTTGGCCACCGAACCGCGTGTAGTGGTTCGCTTCGAAGGTCCGCGAAGTGCCTCTTTGTTAATCCCGGCACCGCGCCGGGGCCCCGCACCCCCGACCTGGTTACGGGAATCATCCGCGGCCGCAAAAAACAGATCCACGGGTCGTCCACTGCCCGAGGGGGACAGCCCGGTATTCGATGATTCTTCGGGCTCCGCG from Arthrobacter zhangbolii includes the following:
- a CDS encoding ParB/RepB/Spo0J family partition protein produces the protein MAEKRRGLGRGLGALIPSSAEPEESSNTGLSPSGSGRPVDLFFAAADDSRNQVGGAGPRRGAGINKEALRGPSKRTTTRGSVAKSAAEAVSEETPDTASGNAKAVGSTPGKSTRKAATRPAEAREGSGSTKSAATANKSTAKADRSAKQPVRRAAGTADPADSGLEPASSDVSRETSTGLAESAQLPEGLVQVPGATFAELPIDSIHPNRKQPRSVFDEDDMAELVHSIREIGVLQPIVVRPSAEGDPDHPYELVMGERRWRATREAGLEFVPAIIRSTQDVDLLRDALLENLHRSQLNPLEEAAAYQQLLDDFECSHEELADRIGRSRPQVTNTLRLMKLPPLVQRRLAAGVLSAGHARALLGLGDPAEMEKLAQRIVAEGLSVRATEEIVSLADGLKKPAKNAKPKLGARHERLDYLATSLSDRLDTNVKITLGARKGKVSIEFASVDDLNRIMGVLTPPNS